The Hydrogenobacter sp. T-2 region ATTCCTTGCCTGTACCACTAAGCCTGTCCTCATGTTTTGACCTTTTCCATAATTATTTCATCAACATAATTACCTTTGTAAAACCTCCTTTTGGTAAACCTACCTACCTCTCTGTAGCCAGCTTTTAAAAATGCTTTGTAGGATGCTATATTGTTTGCGTAAATACCTGCCATTATGTGTTTTAAATTTAGCTCTGTAAAAGCATATTCTGTAGCAAGTTCTATGGCTTTTGTTCCATAACCTTTCCCCCAACAACTCTTGTCTCCTATTATTATGCCAATATCTGCATACCTATGAATCCAATTTATATTACCTAATTTTACATTTCCTATATGCTTACTATCTTGCAAGAATATTCCAAATAGGAAATTATTTGAGTTATTAACAGACTTTACATAGTTCCGCAAATCTTCCAGAGTATATGAGCTCCATCTTGACTCTAAATACTGGTTTATATCAGGATCACTCAACCATTCAAGATACTCAGGCGTCACATCATCTGGTGTTAAGAGTTTTAGTTTTATATTCATACCTATATCTCCTTTATATTATACAACATCATGACATTATATAATATCATGTAGGCTTTGTCCACATATACGGCAGGATTATATTTTCATCCTCCACTCGCATACCCCGCCAATCCACCGATAACTCAGGTGCATGTCTTGTGCAGTTAACTATTTCTTCTAATTGCTCTCTACTATCCACACCTATGACTATATAGTCCACTGGTTGTTTAATAGCAAAGAGAAGACAAAGGCAGGGAAGTGTAAGCCCTTTCTCTAAGGATAGCTCTCTAAGTTCTTTTATCTTATCCTTCACTTTTTCAAACGCACCCACAAGTTTATGTTCCTCTATAAAAAATAGCCCTTGTAGAAATATGGACCTTGCAATAATTTTTATGCCTTTAGACTTCCATTCATTAATATGAGAGGTAAATCTTTGGTCAAAAATGTTAAGCGGCAATTCCACAGTAAAATATCCTCCTAACGCCTCAATAAATTCTAAAAATTCATACGGATGATATACAGAGATGCCAAAATTATCTATCAAGCCTTCTGTTTTTAGTAGTTCAAGTGATTCTATTGTTAGATTTTTATTTCTTTTAAATGTGTCGAAAGAATGAATAAGAAGATAGTCTATTCTATCTACTCTAAGATTTTCTATGCTTTTAATAGTAGCCATTTTAAAATCTTCATAGCACTCATATTCCTTATTTGGTAATTTTGTCACTATCCTTAAAGACCTTCCTTTTTTCCAAAAATATTCACCTAATATCTTCTCTGCTGTACCATAAGCTTGAGCAGTATCTACTCCATAAAAACCTTCCTCCACCGCAAGGTCAAGTATCCTGAAAACCTCCTCTTTAGGAACTTGTCTACCAAAGGCAATGCCGTAATTCATGCCAAAGTTTGCAGTGCCAAGTATAAGTTTGTTAACCATCTATCAAGCTCCTCAACCTTTTCACCACCAACTCAAGCTCCTCTTCCTTTAGTGCAGGATACATGGGCAGGCTTATCTCTCTTTGGTAAAAGTCCTCCGCAGTAGGGCAAAGTCCCTTTTTGTATCCAAGTTTTTCCATAAAGGGATGCCAGTAGATGGGAATGTAGTGAACCTGAACTCCTATGCCTTGTGCCCTGAGGTTTTTGAAAACTTCCCTCCTCCTTTCTTTGTCAGTTAGCTTTATAGGATAGAGATGATAGGAATGGTATGCGTATGGCTTTTCTACCAAAAGACTTAGGCTTTCTAAAGCTCCAAGTTTTTCTTTGTATAGCTCCGCTAAATGTCTTCTCCTCTGGACAAAGTGGTTGAGTTTTTTTAGCTGTGAAATCCCCAAGGCACACTGAATATCCGTTATTCGGAAGTTAAAGGATGGAAACTCTATAGCATACTCCCAGTCTTCACCTCTTACCATTCCGTGATTTCTGCACCTTAACATCTTTTCGTAGAGTTCATAACTTTTAGTTAGCACCGCACCCCCTTCTCCTGTGGTTATGTGCTTTACCGGATGAAAGCTGAAAACCGTAGCGTGCGAATACTTGCAAGAGCCCGTTTTATGACCCTTATAATCAGAACCAAGAGCGTGGCAGGCATCTTCCACCACATAAAGCCCGTATTTCTCAGCCACCTGCCAGACCCTTTCCATATCCACAGGATGCCCAGCGTAGTGAACAGACACTATGAGCTTTGTCCTTTCTGTTATCAGACTCTCCAATAGGTTTACATCCATGTTTCCCGTATCTGGTTCTATATCACAAAAGACTGGCTTTGCACCAAGCATAACCCCCATAGAGACCGTAGCAGTAAAGGTTATAGGAGTAGTTATAAACTCATCCCCCTCCTTTAGCCCTAAGGCTTTGTAAATGCAATACAAGGCAGAAGTGCCAGAGTTAAAGGCTACCGCATAGTCCACACCGCAATAGCTTGCCAAAGCCCTCTCAAAGGCTTCTATCCTTGGACCCTGCGTGATATAGTCAGACCTCAGAACCTCCACAACCGCCTCTATGTCCTCTTGGTCTATATACTGCCTACCGTAAGGAATCATTCTTCAAAGTCATAGCTAAAGTAAATTCTTACACCCTTTTGTTTTGCATATCTTTCTGTATGTGGTGATGCAACCATGTGGGTTACCATAACAGGTATAACAGGTGCGTTAAGGTATTCTTGCACTCTTTGCAGTTTTCTAAGAAATTCATCTATATGTTTTTTGTTAAGTTGAGTTTTTGACTCACCTATTATGAAAACCTCTGAGCCATCTACTTTTGCCTTGCCAAATATGTTAACTTCGTCATAGCTAAACTCGGAATATTCTATGAAGCCTCTTTTTAGTCTTCCTATAACTTCTATGTTTTCCTCTTTCATAAGTCTTGGCAGGTGTTTGTAAGCCTTGTTTTCCAGTATATACCCTACAGTGTGTGAGAGGCCTCCTAATTGTTCTCTTGTTTTCTTGTGGTCTTCTTGTAGTTTTTTCACAGATTCCGCTAAACTCTCAACTACCTTTGATAGCTCTGCAACTGTAGCTCTGAGATCCTCTTGATCCTTGGCAAGCTTAGCTACTGTGTTCTTCAGTTCAATCATCTCTTGAGATAGCTGAGCCACAGTGTTTTTTAGCTCAATCATCTCTTGAGATAGCTGAGCCACGGTATTTTTCAGTTCAATCATCTCTCGAGAGAGCTGAGCGACAGTTTTCTTAAGCTCCTCTTGGTCTTTTGAAAGCTGAGCTACAGTGTTTTTCAGTTCAATCATCTCTCGAGAGAGCTGAGCGACAGTTTTCTTGAGTTCCTCTTGGTCTTTTGATAGCTGGGCTACTGTATTCTTTAGCTCAATCATCTCTTGAGATAGCTGGGCTACAGTTTTCTTAAGTTCCTGCTGGTCTCTTATAAGCTCTGCAACAATTTTCTTAAGTTCCTCTTGGTCTTTTGAAAGCTGGGCTACAGTGTTCTTCAGCTCAATCATTTCTTGAGATAGCTGTGCCACTGTTTTCCTAAGCTCCTCTTGTCCTTTAGCAAGCTCCGCAACTATTTTTCTTAGCTCCTCTTGATTTTCTGAAAGCCTATGGACAGACTCTGAAAGGGCGTTTAGCTTTTCTGTAAGAGCTTGCAGATTAGTCCATATCTTTTTACGCTCTTCTGTATCCCACATTTGCATGAGGGCGAGGGCAAACTCCATTATGGAAGCAACCTGCTCTGGCTCAAACTTCCCTTCAAGTAGACTTTTTAGCTCTCCAAACTGCATAGTTTAAATTTTATACCCTTTATATTACATTTCCACGTCTTTCATAGCCTTCTGTATAAAGACCTTTAGCTCCTCTCCTTCAAGCCACCAGTCGTTTTTATCGCTTCTGTAGAAAAAGCCTTCTTGCATCTTTGGATAGTCTTTCCAAACCTCCAAAGCCCTTGCTTCAAAGCTGAACTGAGGAAGGATAACAAAATACTCTTTTTCTTTGTGCTTTACCAGTCTTACATCCCGTGCTTCGTCTTCTGCTATTAGGCTCTCATGGAGTTTTTCTCCTGGTCTTATGCCTATTATCTTGTAGCTACAGTCTGGGCATAGGGCTTTTGCCAAGTCAACCACTCTAACGCTGGGTATCTTTGGCACAAAAACCTCACCACCTTCTGACCTTTCAAGGGCAAAAAGCACAAGCTGGACACCTTCTTCAAGAGTTATCCAAAAACGCGTCATCCTTTTGTCTGTTATAGGAAGCTCCTTACAACCTTCAGAGATTAGCTTGAGGAATAACTGCACAACGCTCCCTCTACTTCCTACCACATTACCATATCTAACTATGGCAAAAGATGTATCCTTTGCACCTGCATAGGCGTTGCCTGCAATAAAGAGTTTTTCCATAGTTAGCTTAGTAGCACCGTAGAGGTTAACTGGATTTACCGCCTTGTCGGTAGAAAGGGCTATTACCTTTTTCACTCCCTTCTCTATAGCGGTCTCAATGATGTTTTGAGCTCCTATGATGTTGGTCTTTACTGCTTCAAAGGGATTGTATTCAAGGATTGGCACATGCTTGAGGGCTGCAGCATGCACCACATAGTCCACACCGTCAAAGGCAAGCCTTAGCCTGTCTTTATCCCTTATGTCTCCAAGGAAAAACCTAAGCTGTGGAAACCTATCCTCTGGAAACTCCTTGCTCATCTGCCACTGCTTGAACTCATCTCTGCTGAGGATTATTACCTTTTTTGGCTTGTAATGGCTAAGCACATACCTCACAAAGGTTTTTCCAAAAGAACCCGTGCCACCAGTAATAAGTATGGTTTTGTTATCCAAAAAGCTCATTCTACAAGCTCCCAAGAAAGTGGAGTTCCAGCCTTTATGTCAAACCTTGCCCTTCTACCAAGGATATCCCTTAAATACTTGGGATGCAAACCCACTGCCGGTCTTACGCTTCTTACAATTTCCTCTGTAAATACCTCGCCTTCTTTTATGTCCTTGGCAACAAAAAGACTTCTTGAAAACTTTCTCATGGCTTTTTGCCTTTCTGTTAGCTCGTAGCTCACTTTTCCAAGTGCCTTTTCCACCTGTCTTATGGCAGAGACCATAGCCTTGAACTCCTCTGGTTCAAGAGAAAAGGCACTGTCTGGTCCTCCAAGATTTCTGTCAAGTATAAAATGCTTTTCCACCATAACCGCACCCAAAGCCACAGAGGCAATAGGCACTGCTATACCAAGGGTGTGGTCAGAAAGACCCACTAACACTCCAAAGGTTTCTCTCATGTTGGGTATTGTCCTTAGGTTGGCATCCTCATAGGGTGTAGGATACTCAGAAACACACTTTAGAAGTATTATCTGCTCATTTCCTACCCTTTTGCAGGCCTTTATGGCTTCTTCTATGTCAGAAAGGGTGGCAATGCCCGTGGAGATTATAACTGGCTTTCCCTTACTGGCTATATACTCTATTAGAGGAATGTCCACTATTTCAAAGGATGCAACCTTATAAGCTGGTGTTCCAAGCCCTTCCAAAAAGTCAACCGCAGTTTTGTCAAAGGGAGAAGAAAAACACACAAGCCCAAGCTCTCTGGCAAAGTTAAAAAGCTTCTCGTGCCACTCCCAAGGTGTGTAGGCTTTTTTATAAAGGTCATACAGATACTGACCATCCCAAAGCGTGCCCTCTCTTATCATAAAGTGTTCGTTTTTTACATTTAAGGTTATAGTGTCTGGTGTGTAGGTTTGGAGCTTTACCGCATCCGCGCCAGATTCTTTTATTGCCTCTATGGTTTTCAGTGCAAGGTCAAGGTCTTGCAAATGGTTAGCGGAAAGCTCAGCCACCACAAAGACAGGCTCACCCTCTCCTATCCTTCTCCCACCTATTTCTATCATCCAAAGTCCTCCAAAAGCTCTCTTATCTCCTTAACAGCATCCTTAAGAAAGTTATGGTATAAACCATAAAACTCCCTTAGGAATTCCTTCCTTTCCTCATCTTCCAAACTCAAAGCATGCCCGAGGGCTATCTGACTCCAACGATGGGTATTGTGGTAGAGGAGGTTATACAGGAGAGGGTTTTTAAAGGAGACGAGCTTTCTAACCAAGTCTTGAAAACTGTAGACAGCGTGGTTTAGCTTTGAAAAGTCATAGTTCTTTGGATAATCCCGTATGTATTCAGAAAGGGTTTCAAAGTCTGTCTGTAGTCTTTTGAGGACTTCTGGGACGTTTACCATGTTTATATATCTTGTATCAAAGTTTTCTTCTATGGATGCTATGACTTCTTCCTTGTTTGCGGAGTTTTCCAGTCTAAAGAACTCTATGGGTAAAGGTATGGCACCTTCTATTTTTGCACCGTCAGAGGTGTTGCAGACCTTTATACCCTTCTTTTTTATGGTCTGCTCTATGCCGTATTTGGTATTTAGAAACCATAAATGGGTCTTTACCTCACCTCCAAAGTTTCCCGGCACGGTAATGTCAAAGTCTATTTTTGACCTATAGAGCGAGCTTTTAGGGTTGTAATAGTTTGTTAGTTTTGAGTGATGACTCTCCACATTTTTTGAGCCAAGGTCTACACCAAAGAGGTATACCTCCTCAAAGCCAAACTCTCCTGCAAGGGCAACGCCTGCTGCGGTCACAGTGGGTCCCGTGTGCCATATGATGGGTGAGCCAGTAGGTTCTAAAAGAAGTGCACCAGTGTCGTTTAGCTTTAGAAACATGTATCCTCTCTTGAAGAGCTTAAAACAATCTGTCCATAGAGGGTTGTTGGCTATAAGCCTTGTCTGCTTGAGATAGTTTCTGTCAAGCTCTATAAGTGTGTCGTAAGTATACTTTGTCCTTTCTATCTCCACATGAAAGTCTGGCACTATGCCTGCCCTTTGCAGTGCGGATATAGCTGTTCCGCAGGAGAATATGACCGC contains the following coding sequences:
- a CDS encoding GNAT family N-acetyltransferase; translation: MNIKLKLLTPDDVTPEYLEWLSDPDINQYLESRWSSYTLEDLRNYVKSVNNSNNFLFGIFLQDSKHIGNVKLGNINWIHRYADIGIIIGDKSCWGKGYGTKAIELATEYAFTELNLKHIMAGIYANNIASYKAFLKAGYREVGRFTKRRFYKGNYVDEIIMEKVKT
- a CDS encoding aldo/keto reductase, with amino-acid sequence MVNKLILGTANFGMNYGIAFGRQVPKEEVFRILDLAVEEGFYGVDTAQAYGTAEKILGEYFWKKGRSLRIVTKLPNKEYECYEDFKMATIKSIENLRVDRIDYLLIHSFDTFKRNKNLTIESLELLKTEGLIDNFGISVYHPYEFLEFIEALGGYFTVELPLNIFDQRFTSHINEWKSKGIKIIARSIFLQGLFFIEEHKLVGAFEKVKDKIKELRELSLEKGLTLPCLCLLFAIKQPVDYIVIGVDSREQLEEIVNCTRHAPELSVDWRGMRVEDENIILPYMWTKPT
- the pseC gene encoding UDP-4-amino-4,6-dideoxy-N-acetyl-beta-L-altrosamine transaminase translates to MIPYGRQYIDQEDIEAVVEVLRSDYITQGPRIEAFERALASYCGVDYAVAFNSGTSALYCIYKALGLKEGDEFITTPITFTATVSMGVMLGAKPVFCDIEPDTGNMDVNLLESLITERTKLIVSVHYAGHPVDMERVWQVAEKYGLYVVEDACHALGSDYKGHKTGSCKYSHATVFSFHPVKHITTGEGGAVLTKSYELYEKMLRCRNHGMVRGEDWEYAIEFPSFNFRITDIQCALGISQLKKLNHFVQRRRHLAELYKEKLGALESLSLLVEKPYAYHSYHLYPIKLTDKERRREVFKNLRAQGIGVQVHYIPIYWHPFMEKLGYKKGLCPTAEDFYQREISLPMYPALKEEELELVVKRLRSLIDG
- the pseB gene encoding UDP-N-acetylglucosamine 4,6-dehydratase (inverting); this encodes MSFLDNKTILITGGTGSFGKTFVRYVLSHYKPKKVIILSRDEFKQWQMSKEFPEDRFPQLRFFLGDIRDKDRLRLAFDGVDYVVHAAALKHVPILEYNPFEAVKTNIIGAQNIIETAIEKGVKKVIALSTDKAVNPVNLYGATKLTMEKLFIAGNAYAGAKDTSFAIVRYGNVVGSRGSVVQLFLKLISEGCKELPITDKRMTRFWITLEEGVQLVLFALERSEGGEVFVPKIPSVRVVDLAKALCPDCSYKIIGIRPGEKLHESLIAEDEARDVRLVKHKEKEYFVILPQFSFEARALEVWKDYPKMQEGFFYRSDKNDWWLEGEELKVFIQKAMKDVEM
- the pseI gene encoding pseudaminic acid synthase produces the protein MIEIGGRRIGEGEPVFVVAELSANHLQDLDLALKTIEAIKESGADAVKLQTYTPDTITLNVKNEHFMIREGTLWDGQYLYDLYKKAYTPWEWHEKLFNFARELGLVCFSSPFDKTAVDFLEGLGTPAYKVASFEIVDIPLIEYIASKGKPVIISTGIATLSDIEEAIKACKRVGNEQIILLKCVSEYPTPYEDANLRTIPNMRETFGVLVGLSDHTLGIAVPIASVALGAVMVEKHFILDRNLGGPDSAFSLEPEEFKAMVSAIRQVEKALGKVSYELTERQKAMRKFSRSLFVAKDIKEGEVFTEEIVRSVRPAVGLHPKYLRDILGRRARFDIKAGTPLSWELVE
- a CDS encoding motility associated factor glycosyltransferase family protein — its product is MEIKEEFLKERVYKNHEFLRKKAPGILQLISSLPPNFSVIVKDGKLDADFGGGGIYKGDAYQLSLSQVQAFEEKPMRLFPDINLLEVSTQTDVIAHRYDYKIQSLIGNKVEPKPIRDTRHIPLLLMVGLGFGIHLELLLQKYEIQNLIILDVPAFFRLSLYYLDWEKLFEYYSKPGRSLNFIVHDKLILEQDLNIAFEELLRTAQQLNPGVFYWGYYFQHLEYNPPMRLIEWFSSSPAFQELFHGYFDDELWSLRWTLEKFKKKIPLYYPKKKVPKGSVAFVVGAGPSLDYAIDKIKEYKDKAVIFSCGTAISALQRAGIVPDFHVEIERTKYTYDTLIELDRNYLKQTRLIANNPLWTDCFKLFKRGYMFLKLNDTGALLLEPTGSPIIWHTGPTVTAAGVALAGEFGFEEVYLFGVDLGSKNVESHHSKLTNYYNPKSSLYRSKIDFDITVPGNFGGEVKTHLWFLNTKYGIEQTIKKKGIKVCNTSDGAKIEGAIPLPIEFFRLENSANKEEVIASIEENFDTRYINMVNVPEVLKRLQTDFETLSEYIRDYPKNYDFSKLNHAVYSFQDLVRKLVSFKNPLLYNLLYHNTHRWSQIALGHALSLEDEERKEFLREFYGLYHNFLKDAVKEIRELLEDFG